In Nymphalis io chromosome 11, ilAglIoxx1.1, whole genome shotgun sequence, one genomic interval encodes:
- the LOC126772033 gene encoding beta-1,4-N-acetylgalactosaminyltransferase bre-4-like: protein MYKIYVNKSITKYPEEYPEVSTGGYYRPKNCKSRHKVAILVPYRHRIKHLFIFLYNIHPFLIRQKLEYRIFVIEQKGTDVFNRGKLFNAGFVEIKKYGKWRCVIFHDVDLLPLDNRILYSCPTWPRHMCATVVEVKNPKFRSLFGGVSSMEMHQFQQVNGYSNLYWGWGGEDNDLFWRIRATGLPLVRNRKDIARYTTLKHSEQAPNRLRFALLSTTTQRYRKDGISSLKYKVESVTMHHLHTHIIVDINPDKKNTTKIISRWINSSYLE from the exons atgt ataaaatatatgttaataaatcgATTACTAAATATCCAGAGGAATATCCAGAAGTGAGTACAGGAGGATATTATCGTCCAAAAAATTGCAAGTCCAGACATAAGGTTGCTATTTTAGTACCGTACAG gcACCGTATAAAACACTTGTTTATATTTCTCTACAATATTCACCCTTTCCTTATAAGGCAAAAATTGGAATATAGGATATTTGTTATTGAGCAAAAAG GCACAGATGTTTTCAATAGAGGCAAGCTTTTCAACGCAGGTTTTGTTGAGATCAAAAAGTATGGTAAATGGCGCTGCGTAATATTCCATGATGTGGACTTGTTACCCTTGGACAATAGGATATTGTATTCATGCCCGACTTGGCCAAGACACATGTGCGCAACAGTTGTGGAAGTTaagaa TCCAAAATTTCGATCTTTATTCGGTGGCGTTTCTTCTATGGAAATGCATCAGTTCCAACAAGTCAATGGATATTCCAATTTATATTGGGGTTGGGGGGGAGAAGACAACGATTTGTTCTGGAG GATTCGAGCTACAGGCTTACCATTAGTGAGAAATCGTAAAGACATCGCTCGATATACAACTCTTAAGCATTCAGAACAAGCTCCGAATCGTCTACG atttgcACTGCTATCAACAACAACGCAACGTTATAGAAAAGACGGAATTTCAAGTTTGAAGTATAAAGTGGAATCGGTCACGATGCATCATCTTCACACTCATATTATTGTTGACATAAATcctgataaaaaaaatactacaaaaattATATCACGATGGATTAACTCCAGTtatcttgaataa